From Alphaproteobacteria bacterium, the proteins below share one genomic window:
- a CDS encoding adenylate/guanylate cyclase domain-containing protein, giving the protein MGDRHPQTEAVCAWLIGEARLIANDADYLNAFGERLVAAGLPIERVSTGVPTLHPQLDFVSGLWERGKGTQGRTYRRTPDTVAVFENSPLFIVYTEARTVRCRLETPPRDGEFTILPDLRAAGLTDYVAIPLPFSDGSTKAVSYATDRPGGFDDVEIALLEAIGPYVAALEEAIYMRRVTGILLDTYVGRVAGRRVLDGAIKRGMQENIRAAIWFSDLKGFTALSEIVPGPRLIDLLNDYFDIVTAAIETEGGEVLKFIGDAVMAIFQPDGDDSEAAHRALAAARSAAAALADRNVVRKAEARPLIGFGIALHVGDVLYGNVGGESRLDFTVIGPAVNLASRIEGLTRELDRTVLVSAQFAALHGGEFEPLGEFAFKGIAEKRAVYASLA; this is encoded by the coding sequence ATGGGCGATCGCCATCCGCAGACCGAGGCCGTGTGCGCCTGGCTCATTGGCGAAGCGCGATTGATCGCGAACGATGCCGACTACCTCAACGCGTTCGGCGAGCGCCTGGTCGCGGCCGGGCTGCCGATCGAGCGCGTCAGCACCGGAGTTCCGACCCTCCATCCTCAGCTCGACTTCGTCTCGGGATTGTGGGAGCGCGGCAAGGGCACTCAGGGCCGGACCTATCGCCGCACGCCGGATACGGTCGCGGTGTTTGAAAATTCGCCGCTGTTCATCGTTTACACCGAGGCCCGCACCGTTCGCTGCCGGTTGGAGACACCGCCCCGCGACGGCGAGTTCACCATTCTGCCCGACCTCCGCGCCGCCGGTCTGACCGACTATGTGGCCATACCGCTGCCGTTCTCCGACGGCTCGACCAAGGCGGTCTCCTATGCCACCGACCGGCCCGGCGGATTCGACGACGTCGAAATAGCCCTGCTGGAGGCGATCGGGCCCTACGTCGCAGCATTGGAGGAGGCCATCTATATGCGGCGGGTGACCGGGATCCTCCTCGACACTTATGTCGGGCGCGTCGCCGGCCGGCGCGTTCTCGACGGCGCGATCAAGCGCGGTATGCAAGAGAATATCCGCGCCGCGATTTGGTTCTCGGATTTGAAGGGCTTTACCGCCCTGTCCGAGATCGTCCCGGGGCCGCGGCTTATCGACCTGCTCAACGACTATTTCGACATCGTTACCGCTGCCATCGAAACCGAAGGCGGCGAGGTGCTGAAGTTCATCGGCGACGCGGTGATGGCGATCTTCCAGCCCGATGGAGACGACAGCGAGGCGGCCCATCGCGCGCTTGCCGCGGCGCGGTCGGCGGCGGCCGCCTTGGCGGACCGAAACGTGGTCCGTAAAGCAGAGGCGAGACCACTGATCGGATTTGGCATCGCGCTGCATGTCGGCGATGTTCTCTATGGCAACGTCGGCGGCGAGTCGCGTCTCGATTTCACCGTTATCGGACCGGCGGTCAACCTGGCGAGCCGTATCGAAGGCCTGACCCGGGAGCTCGATCGCACCGTTCTCGTCTCGGCCCAGTTCGCCGCGCTCCATGGCGGCGAATTCGAGCCATTGGGCGAATTCGCCTTCAAGGGTATCGCCGAAAAGCGCGCGGTCTATGCATCGCTGGCGTAA
- a CDS encoding glycosyltransferase family 2 protein, whose product MLRGGLWSPVLTNRPYRVSFPRAIPLEPFADDADLLALDAKWAVLRKRRIYDLSPALLHRLATHYHASLEAPKYIVLGRKDRDTPRIESRFFDTALAAYSFNETGAADASPLFDATKVAPAIAGEGRERAALVTTFNRPKALGRSLPTVVALGLPTLVVDDGSSPDAAAENRTIVEGCGARYLCLPTNRGVAAALNVGIEYWLADPDVKWISYFQDDVNVDRRLIDVISKYEDPERQPMLSGFDTNRYEPVRVEQDGEFELKYKKYATGMHLHGHRTYWAQVMPIPSNYLGAPKPGQDSAHEDTWVVTLAPRSLINRGLLMLCVPDLVTTFAIRKEDSTWGNQHLADWPVAGKNVD is encoded by the coding sequence ATGCTGCGCGGCGGCCTATGGTCGCCGGTGCTGACCAACCGGCCCTACCGCGTCAGTTTTCCCCGGGCAATACCCCTCGAACCGTTCGCCGACGATGCCGACCTGCTGGCCCTCGATGCCAAATGGGCGGTCTTGCGCAAGCGGCGAATCTACGATCTGTCGCCGGCCCTGCTGCACCGTCTGGCCACCCACTACCACGCCTCCCTAGAAGCGCCGAAATATATCGTTCTCGGACGCAAAGACCGCGACACGCCGCGAATCGAAAGCCGTTTTTTCGACACCGCGCTCGCCGCCTACAGTTTCAACGAGACCGGCGCCGCCGATGCGTCGCCGCTGTTCGATGCCACGAAAGTCGCGCCTGCCATCGCCGGCGAAGGGCGGGAACGCGCCGCCTTGGTCACCACGTTCAATCGTCCCAAGGCGCTCGGCCGGTCGCTGCCGACGGTTGTCGCGCTCGGTCTGCCGACGTTGGTCGTCGACGACGGCTCGTCGCCGGACGCGGCGGCGGAGAACCGGACCATCGTCGAGGGTTGCGGTGCGCGCTATTTGTGCTTGCCGACCAATCGTGGCGTCGCCGCCGCGCTCAACGTCGGCATCGAATACTGGCTTGCCGATCCCGACGTCAAATGGATCTCCTATTTTCAGGACGACGTGAATGTCGATCGCAGGCTGATCGATGTGATTTCGAAATACGAGGACCCCGAGCGCCAGCCAATGCTGAGCGGGTTCGATACCAACCGCTACGAACCGGTTCGCGTCGAGCAAGATGGAGAGTTCGAGCTCAAGTACAAGAAATACGCCACCGGCATGCACCTTCACGGCCACCGCACCTATTGGGCGCAGGTGATGCCGATCCCATCGAATTATCTCGGCGCGCCCAAGCCCGGACAGGACAGCGCCCATGAGGATACCTGGGTTGTCACACTGGCGCCGCGGTCGCTGATCAATCGCGGCCTGTTGATGCTCTGCGTGCCCGATCTGGTGACCACTTTCGCCATCCGCAAGGAAGACTCGACCTGGGGCAACCAGCACCTCGCCGACTGGCCGGTCGCCGGCAAGAACGTGGACTAG
- a CDS encoding DMT family transporter, with protein sequence MRGDRSPDPARPANGPAAETPPSRRAVVVAYGLLTLTMATYGLHAVVGRAAAGDIPPIALAFWRWFLVLILLLPFAWRPVRKQWPLIVENIGRLTVAGLFMVGFVTFYYIGLNDTTAINAALINSGVPVIIVAATFLARMEHLSRRQGTGLVLSLLGVAVVICRGDLGVLASFRFHGGDVIVLGALGLFAFYSVMLRTLPKELDYLTLMGSTIAVGTAMLVPAYLWELSRTGPFALTVGNLMIVAFVVLAPGLLGYFCWMKGVRVVGVNRSGFTYNLVPVFSTVAAVIFLGESIEPYHAAGFAFVFIGLYLALIGRREPGVAAPPQA encoded by the coding sequence ATGCGAGGAGACCGATCCCCGGACCCGGCGCGGCCGGCGAATGGGCCGGCGGCCGAGACGCCGCCCTCCCGGCGCGCGGTGGTCGTGGCCTATGGGCTGTTGACCCTGACCATGGCGACCTACGGTCTCCATGCCGTGGTCGGCCGCGCGGCGGCCGGTGACATTCCGCCGATCGCGCTCGCCTTCTGGCGCTGGTTCCTGGTGCTGATCCTCTTGTTGCCATTCGCCTGGCGACCGGTTCGGAAGCAATGGCCGCTGATCGTCGAAAACATCGGCCGCCTCACCGTCGCCGGCCTGTTCATGGTCGGTTTCGTCACCTTCTATTACATCGGGCTCAACGACACGACGGCGATCAATGCGGCGCTGATCAACTCGGGCGTGCCGGTCATTATCGTCGCCGCAACCTTCTTGGCGCGAATGGAGCACCTTTCCCGGCGGCAAGGCACGGGGCTGGTGTTGTCGCTGCTCGGCGTCGCGGTTGTCATTTGCCGCGGCGACCTTGGCGTATTGGCAAGTTTCCGTTTCCACGGCGGTGACGTCATCGTGCTCGGCGCCCTGGGGCTGTTTGCTTTTTATTCGGTCATGCTCCGCACGTTGCCCAAGGAACTCGACTATCTGACGCTCATGGGCTCGACGATCGCGGTCGGAACGGCGATGCTCGTGCCGGCATATCTATGGGAACTGTCGCGCACCGGTCCCTTCGCCTTGACCGTCGGGAACCTAATGATCGTGGCGTTCGTCGTGCTGGCGCCGGGGTTGTTGGGATATTTCTGCTGGATGAAGGGGGTGCGCGTGGTCGGCGTCAACCGGTCCGGCTTCACCTACAACTTGGTGCCGGTTTTCAGCACCGTCGCCGCGGTAATTTTCTTGGGCGAGAGCATCGAACCCTATCACGCCGCCGGCTTCGCCTTCGTCTTTATTGGCTTGTATCTGGCCCTGATCGGCAGGCGCGAGCCAGGGGTTGCCGCTCCGCCGCAAGCCTGA
- the gshB gene encoding glutathione synthase — MSLAVAIQMDPIEGIDIDGDSTFVLALEAQGRGHALFHYLPQDMRLRDGRVETRARSLTVRRQRGDHATLGDTVELDLATVDVVLMRQDPPFDMAYITATHMLEHIHPRTLVVNDPVNVRNAPEKLFVTHFPGLLPPTLITCSADDVHAFRREYRDIIVKPLYGNGGAGVFHIGPDDENLNALLEMFTSLYREPIIVQRYLPEIRDGDKRIILVDGDPVGGVSRIPPAGEARANFHAGGAAMKATLNRRERDICAAIGPTLKEQGLIFVGIDVIGDYLTEINVTSPTGIQEINRLDGICIEALIWDAIESRIDGRAN, encoded by the coding sequence ATGAGCCTGGCCGTCGCCATACAGATGGACCCGATCGAGGGCATCGACATCGACGGGGACAGCACATTCGTGCTGGCCCTCGAGGCCCAGGGTCGGGGCCACGCCCTGTTCCATTACCTGCCCCAGGACATGCGCTTGCGCGACGGCCGCGTGGAGACCCGCGCGCGATCCTTGACGGTGCGTCGCCAACGCGGCGACCACGCCACCCTCGGCGATACGGTCGAACTCGATCTCGCCACCGTCGACGTCGTCCTGATGCGCCAGGATCCGCCCTTCGACATGGCCTATATCACCGCCACCCACATGCTCGAACACATCCACCCGCGGACGTTGGTGGTCAACGATCCGGTCAATGTGCGCAACGCTCCGGAAAAGCTTTTCGTCACCCATTTCCCCGGCCTCCTGCCGCCGACCCTGATCACCTGCTCGGCCGATGACGTCCACGCCTTCCGTCGCGAATATCGGGATATCATCGTCAAACCGCTCTACGGCAACGGCGGCGCCGGGGTGTTCCACATCGGCCCCGACGACGAGAACCTGAACGCGTTGCTGGAAATGTTCACCTCGCTCTACCGCGAGCCGATCATCGTTCAGCGCTACCTGCCGGAGATTCGCGACGGTGACAAACGGATCATTCTGGTCGATGGCGATCCGGTCGGCGGCGTCTCACGCATACCGCCGGCCGGCGAGGCGCGCGCCAATTTCCATGCCGGCGGCGCGGCGATGAAGGCGACATTGAACCGACGCGAGCGAGATATTTGCGCCGCCATCGGGCCGACGCTCAAGGAGCAGGGATTGATCTTCGTCGGTATCGACGTCATCGGCGACTATCTGACCGAGATCAACGTCACCTCGCCGACCGGGATCCAGGAAATCAACCGGCTCGACGGCATCTGTATCGAGGCGCTGATCTGGGACGCCATCGAATCCCGCATCGACGGGCGCGCGAATTAG
- a CDS encoding tetratricopeptide repeat protein codes for MTTTDPNGAEAYLKGLAATPDDRIDLADAALMFAALDRPRVSLERYHQHLAALARTVAETIENDELDARVTAVNHVLYMREGYDGDRLTYDDLQNANLMRVIDRRRGLPVSLGILYIHVTRAQGWQVTGLSFPGHFILRLDGDGARAIVDPFDRGRELAAADLRELLKSMAGREVELHPSYYDPVGNREILIRLQNNIKLRHIQNGATDRACRVAERLLWIAPEEAQLWQDYGLLEAKLGNVDMAVAALETCLARSHDEQLSHSAARLLQEIATLHQ; via the coding sequence ATGACCACCACCGATCCCAACGGTGCGGAGGCCTATCTCAAGGGACTGGCCGCGACTCCGGACGACCGCATCGACCTCGCCGACGCGGCGTTGATGTTCGCGGCGCTCGATCGCCCCCGGGTCTCGCTCGAACGCTATCACCAGCACCTCGCCGCCTTGGCGCGGACGGTCGCGGAAACCATCGAGAACGACGAGCTGGACGCGCGGGTCACCGCGGTCAACCACGTCCTCTACATGCGCGAAGGCTATGACGGGGACCGATTGACCTATGACGATCTGCAGAATGCGAACTTGATGCGGGTCATCGACCGTCGCCGTGGCCTGCCGGTCAGCCTGGGGATCCTTTATATCCACGTCACCAGGGCCCAAGGCTGGCAGGTGACCGGCCTGTCGTTTCCCGGTCACTTCATCCTGCGCCTCGACGGCGATGGCGCGCGCGCCATCGTCGACCCCTTCGATCGCGGACGGGAGCTGGCGGCGGCGGACCTTCGCGAGCTGCTAAAATCGATGGCCGGCCGCGAGGTCGAACTGCATCCGAGCTATTACGATCCGGTCGGCAATCGCGAGATCCTCATTCGCCTGCAGAACAACATCAAGCTGCGCCACATCCAAAACGGCGCCACCGATCGTGCTTGCCGGGTGGCCGAGCGGCTGCTCTGGATCGCGCCGGAAGAAGCGCAGTTGTGGCAGGATTACGGCCTCCTCGAAGCGAAGCTCGGCAATGTCGACATGGCCGTTGCCGCGCTCGAAACCTGTCTCGCGCGCAGCCACGATGAGCAACTCAGCCACAGCGCCGCGCGGTTGCTGCAAGAGATCGCCACCTTGCACCAATAG
- a CDS encoding YraN family protein: protein MSVGERTQDRRQRELRGRRAEAKCLWALRLRGYRVIARRLKTPRGEIDIIARRRGILAFIEVKARDTASAAAEAVSARQRRRIERAAEAFVAARPNLAALMMRFDVMIVLPGRLPIHLRDAWQRQSGSFA, encoded by the coding sequence ATGAGCGTCGGAGAGCGAACCCAGGACCGTCGCCAGCGCGAGTTGCGCGGGCGCCGGGCCGAGGCGAAATGCCTCTGGGCCCTGCGGCTGCGCGGGTACCGCGTCATCGCACGACGGCTCAAGACGCCGCGCGGCGAGATCGATATCATTGCCCGCCGCCGCGGCATCCTGGCGTTCATCGAGGTCAAGGCCCGCGACACCGCGTCGGCCGCCGCGGAGGCAGTGTCGGCCCGCCAGCGCCGCCGCATCGAACGCGCCGCCGAGGCGTTCGTTGCCGCCCGCCCCAATCTCGCCGCGCTGATGATGCGTTTCGATGTCATGATCGTCCTGCCGGGCCGCTTGCCGATCCATCTTCGCGATGCCTGGCAAAGGCAATCGGGATCATTCGCATGA
- the rsmI gene encoding 16S rRNA (cytidine(1402)-2'-O)-methyltransferase gives MADSRRKVEAEGDPKQSAGGSKPGSKPPAPGLYLVSTPIGNLGDITLRALEVLRHADAIYCEDTRVTGKLLAAYEIKIRLHPYHDHNAEQVRPELIGRLDAGEIVALVCDAGTPLVSDPGYKLVRECRERGLPVVAIPGASAVMAAIAACGLPSDRFCFIGFLPTKSAARRRALGDWPRLQATLVAFETGPRLAATLADMAEVLGDRQAVVARELTKLHEEYKSGTLAALSVAYTAEGPPKGEITIVVAPPGAADDEAIDLDSELRRALGLMSLRDAVAEVAAITGLPRRQVYSRALALAPSAGKLQGVE, from the coding sequence ATGGCTGACTCCCGCAGGAAGGTCGAGGCGGAGGGCGACCCTAAACAGAGCGCTGGCGGAAGTAAACCGGGCTCGAAGCCCCCGGCGCCCGGCCTTTATTTGGTTTCGACGCCGATCGGAAACCTCGGCGATATCACCTTGCGCGCGCTCGAAGTTTTGCGCCACGCCGACGCCATTTATTGCGAGGACACACGCGTCACCGGCAAGCTGCTGGCCGCATACGAAATCAAAATCCGGCTCCATCCCTATCACGATCACAACGCCGAACAGGTTCGTCCCGAGCTGATCGGGCGTCTCGATGCGGGCGAAATTGTGGCCCTGGTCTGCGACGCCGGGACGCCCCTGGTCTCGGACCCCGGATACAAGCTGGTGCGGGAGTGCCGCGAGCGAGGCCTGCCGGTGGTGGCGATTCCCGGGGCCTCGGCCGTGATGGCGGCGATCGCCGCCTGCGGCCTGCCGTCCGACCGGTTCTGCTTCATCGGCTTCCTCCCGACCAAGAGCGCCGCCCGGCGGCGCGCGCTCGGCGATTGGCCGCGTCTGCAAGCGACCCTGGTTGCGTTCGAGACCGGACCCAGGCTCGCCGCGACGCTCGCCGACATGGCCGAGGTTCTCGGCGACCGGCAGGCGGTGGTGGCCCGCGAGTTGACCAAGCTGCACGAGGAATACAAGAGCGGCACGCTGGCGGCGTTGTCTGTCGCCTACACCGCCGAGGGCCCACCCAAGGGCGAAATCACGATCGTCGTCGCGCCGCCCGGTGCGGCCGATGATGAAGCGATCGATCTCGACAGCGAGCTGCGCCGCGCGCTCGGCCTCATGTCGCTGCGCGACGCCGTCGCCGAGGTCGCCGCAATAACCGGACTGCCGCGCCGTCAGGTCTATTCCCGCGCTCTTGCCCTGGCGCCCAGCGCCGGCAAACTGCAGGGCGTCGAATGA
- a CDS encoding penicillin-binding protein activator, with protein sequence MRIPLGFAQILIRLAAAPVLFAILVALSACQSTNPGGAAQATPPPTANVPIDVGPIRPQPPRVPRVALLLPLSGPHAAIGSSMLQAAEMAFFDVADQEFVLLPRDTGGTLEGAARAAAEVLDQGAALILGPLFSTSVAAVAPIARERGVNVVSFSTNPAVAGDGVFVMGFLSGDQVDRVVAHSLTTGLFRFAALVPNSPYGQQVAAEYQQAVLSRGGQLTRLEFYDPSLPDNSEVVRRFRGAGGDAPLPFDAVLLPVGGQALITIAPMFPYFDIDPGEVRFLGTGQWDTPGLGREPALVGGWYAAADPEARAQFVGRYQTVFGTTPPRLATLAYDATALAAVLAKRPGGPEFTIEVLTDEDGFTGLDGLFRFNPSGRVERSLAVLEIGPDWAAVINPAPTAFLEQRLPLTE encoded by the coding sequence ATGCGCATTCCGCTTGGTTTTGCCCAGATCCTCATCCGCTTGGCGGCGGCACCGGTGTTGTTCGCAATCCTCGTCGCGTTGTCGGCGTGCCAGAGTACGAACCCTGGTGGCGCGGCGCAAGCGACCCCGCCGCCGACCGCCAATGTGCCGATCGATGTCGGGCCGATCCGCCCGCAACCGCCGAGAGTGCCGCGCGTGGCCCTGCTGCTGCCGCTTTCCGGTCCTCACGCGGCCATCGGATCTTCGATGTTGCAGGCCGCGGAGATGGCGTTCTTCGATGTCGCCGATCAGGAATTCGTGCTGCTGCCGCGCGATACCGGGGGCACGCTCGAAGGCGCCGCGCGCGCCGCCGCCGAGGTGCTCGACCAGGGCGCGGCCTTGATCCTCGGCCCCTTGTTCTCGACCTCGGTCGCCGCGGTCGCCCCGATCGCGCGCGAGCGCGGCGTCAATGTCGTATCGTTCTCGACCAACCCCGCCGTCGCCGGCGACGGCGTCTTCGTCATGGGCTTTCTGTCCGGCGACCAGGTCGATCGCGTGGTCGCTCATAGTTTGACCACCGGCCTGTTCCGGTTTGCCGCCCTGGTGCCGAATTCTCCTTATGGCCAGCAGGTCGCCGCCGAATATCAACAGGCGGTGTTGAGCCGGGGCGGACAATTGACCCGGCTGGAATTCTACGACCCCAGCCTGCCTGACAATTCGGAGGTCGTGCGGAGGTTCCGCGGCGCCGGGGGTGACGCGCCGCTGCCCTTCGATGCCGTCCTGCTGCCGGTCGGCGGTCAGGCGCTGATTACCATCGCGCCGATGTTCCCCTATTTCGATATCGACCCGGGCGAGGTCCGTTTCCTCGGCACCGGCCAATGGGACACGCCCGGATTAGGGCGCGAGCCGGCCCTGGTCGGCGGCTGGTACGCGGCCGCCGATCCGGAGGCCCGTGCCCAGTTCGTGGGCCGCTATCAAACCGTCTTCGGTACCACACCGCCGCGGCTGGCAACGCTGGCCTATGACGCCACCGCCCTGGCCGCCGTGCTCGCCAAGCGTCCGGGCGGACCCGAATTCACCATCGAGGTCCTGACCGACGAGGACGGGTTCACCGGCCTCGACGGGCTGTTCCGATTCAATCCCAGCGGACGGGTGGAACGCAGCCTCGCGGTGCTCGAGATCGGACCCGATTGGGCCGCCGTGATCAACCCGGCGCCGACCGCCTTCCTCGAGCAGCGACTGCCGTTGACCGAATAG
- a CDS encoding coproporphyrinogen III oxidase has product MPAGDSDPRGFGLYVHWPFCLSKCPYCDFNSHVRDGVEHARWRHALLAELDYFAGPTGGRRLTSIFFGGGTPSLMEPATVAALIVRAGEHWDLADDIEITLETNPTSVERERLGDFRDAGINRVSLGVQALDDDALRFLGRGHSVAEALAAVDLAANLFDRHSFDLIYARPGQSVAAWRRELDRAIGHAGEHLSLYQLTIEPGTPFFQAHRRGALAVPDGDHAAALYEATQAALESAGRPAYEISNHAAPGGESRHNLTYWRYGDYVGVGPGAHGRLSGEDGKRATRQHPAPERWLAEVEAAGHASQRSDAVDPATRRAEMTMMGLRLRDGIRRTDFSAETGLEIEDGFPAAALEALLEGGFLMLDSLGLRATAAGRQRLDAVLPRLLV; this is encoded by the coding sequence ATGCCGGCCGGCGATTCCGACCCTCGGGGGTTCGGCCTTTACGTCCATTGGCCGTTCTGCCTCTCCAAATGCCCCTACTGCGACTTCAACAGCCATGTCCGCGACGGCGTCGAACACGCCCGCTGGCGTCACGCGCTGCTTGCCGAGCTCGATTACTTCGCCGGTCCAACCGGCGGCCGCCGGTTGACCAGCATTTTTTTCGGCGGCGGGACGCCGTCGCTGATGGAGCCGGCCACGGTCGCCGCGCTGATCGTCCGAGCCGGCGAGCACTGGGATCTGGCCGACGATATCGAGATCACCCTCGAAACCAACCCGACATCGGTCGAACGGGAGCGGCTGGGGGACTTCCGCGATGCCGGAATCAACCGGGTTTCCCTCGGCGTTCAGGCGCTCGACGACGATGCGCTCCGCTTCCTCGGCCGCGGTCATAGCGTCGCCGAGGCCCTAGCGGCGGTCGATTTGGCCGCCAACCTGTTCGATCGCCATTCCTTCGACCTTATCTACGCCCGGCCCGGGCAGAGCGTGGCGGCATGGCGACGGGAGCTCGACCGGGCGATCGGCCATGCCGGCGAGCACCTGTCGCTCTACCAACTCACCATCGAACCGGGCACGCCCTTTTTTCAGGCCCATCGGCGTGGCGCGCTGGCCGTGCCCGACGGCGACCATGCGGCAGCGCTCTATGAGGCGACCCAGGCCGCTCTCGAATCGGCCGGCCGTCCGGCCTATGAGATTTCCAATCACGCCGCCCCCGGCGGCGAGAGCCGGCACAACCTGACCTACTGGCGTTATGGCGATTACGTCGGCGTCGGTCCCGGCGCCCATGGCCGGCTGAGCGGTGAAGACGGAAAGCGCGCGACCCGGCAGCACCCGGCGCCGGAAAGATGGCTGGCGGAAGTCGAGGCGGCGGGCCATGCGTCCCAGCGGTCCGACGCCGTCGATCCGGCGACCCGCCGCGCCGAGATGACGATGATGGGCCTGCGTCTCCGCGACGGCATCCGGCGTACCGACTTCAGCGCCGAAACCGGCTTGGAAATCGAGGACGGCTTTCCCGCGGCGGCGCTCGAAGCGTTGCTCGAAGGCGGGTTCCTGATGCTGGATTCGCTCGGCCTGCGGGCGACGGCGGCGGGCCGACAACGGCTCGACGCGGTGCTGCCGCGGCTCCTTGTATAG
- the rdgB gene encoding RdgB/HAM1 family non-canonical purine NTP pyrophosphatase, with translation MTTQRRYRGGDLVVASHNPGKVREIGDLLAGRVAGRVRSAAELDLDEPEETGTTFTENALIKAHAAAAAGHIALADDSGLAVPALGGAPGIHSARWAGPERDFAAAMRRLEDALPAGADRSAYFVCALALVWPDGEEAIFEGRVDGTLVWPPRGDYGFGYDPMFVATGYDITFGEMDPQQKHRTSHRADAFRRLVAACF, from the coding sequence ATGACGACCCAACGTCGCTATCGCGGCGGCGACCTGGTGGTGGCCAGCCACAACCCCGGCAAGGTGCGCGAAATCGGCGACCTGCTCGCCGGCAGGGTGGCGGGACGCGTGCGCTCGGCGGCAGAGCTCGATCTCGACGAGCCCGAGGAAACCGGTACGACGTTCACCGAGAACGCGCTGATCAAGGCCCACGCGGCGGCGGCCGCGGGCCATATCGCGTTGGCCGACGATTCCGGGCTCGCGGTGCCGGCGCTCGGCGGCGCACCGGGCATCCACTCCGCGCGCTGGGCCGGGCCCGAACGCGATTTCGCCGCCGCCATGCGCCGGCTCGAGGACGCCCTGCCGGCCGGCGCCGACCGCTCCGCCTATTTCGTCTGCGCCCTGGCCCTGGTTTGGCCCGACGGCGAGGAAGCGATTTTCGAAGGGCGGGTCGACGGTACGCTGGTATGGCCGCCGCGCGGCGATTACGGCTTCGGCTATGACCCGATGTTCGTCGCCACCGGCTACGACATCACATTCGGCGAAATGGACCCCCAACAGAAGCATCGCACCAGCCATCGCGCCGACGCCTTCCGGCGTCTCGTCGCGGCGTGTTTCTAA
- the rph gene encoding ribonuclease PH — protein MTRPSGRAVDELRAIRLEPGFSKYAEGSCMARFGDTHVLCTASIEERVPFWLRDSGRGWITAEYGMLPRSTGSRTEREAARGKQSGRTQEIQRLIGRALRAVTDLEGFGERQIRIDCDVIQADGGTRTAAITGAHVALHRAFEQLIAKGEIDRLPFIDQVAAVSCGIVGGVAVLDLDYAEDSGAEADANFVLTGGGGIVEIQGTAEEAPFSEAKFAELLALAKKGIGELVELQRQALGA, from the coding sequence ATGACAAGACCTTCCGGACGCGCTGTCGATGAGTTACGGGCGATCCGTCTCGAACCCGGCTTCAGCAAGTACGCCGAAGGGTCGTGCATGGCCCGATTTGGCGACACCCATGTACTGTGCACCGCTTCGATCGAGGAGCGGGTCCCATTCTGGCTGCGCGATTCGGGGCGGGGATGGATCACCGCCGAATACGGCATGCTGCCGCGGTCGACGGGATCGCGCACCGAGCGCGAGGCCGCCCGCGGTAAGCAAAGCGGCCGGACCCAGGAAATTCAGCGCTTGATCGGCCGCGCGCTGCGTGCGGTGACCGATCTGGAAGGCTTCGGCGAGCGCCAGATTCGAATCGACTGCGACGTCATCCAGGCCGACGGCGGAACCCGGACCGCCGCGATCACTGGGGCCCATGTCGCGCTTCACCGGGCCTTCGAGCAACTGATCGCCAAAGGCGAAATCGACCGCCTGCCGTTCATCGACCAAGTCGCCGCCGTGTCCTGCGGCATCGTCGGCGGCGTGGCGGTCCTCGATCTGGATTATGCCGAGGACAGCGGCGCCGAGGCGGACGCGAATTTCGTGCTCACCGGCGGCGGCGGAATCGTCGAGATCCAGGGGACCGCGGAAGAGGCGCCGTTTTCCGAAGCCAAGTTCGCCGAATTGCTGGCCTTGGCGAAGAAGGGTATCGGCGAGCTGGTCGAGCTCCAGCGCCAGGCGTTGGGAGCCTGA
- a CDS encoding OmpA family protein — protein MSASLCIALAACAGKPAVVQQDDMTVFFGSRSAALVSSERAKLQRLADALSHEEAVTVTLAGFAGTADDSARRMDLLALERTIAVRDALVADLRKANASRIRLGYTSCGIGSGTAPPHRVDIFVSTAETGTRNPCGGRGQPGSDTIRTSAI, from the coding sequence GTGTCTGCGAGCCTCTGCATCGCGCTGGCGGCCTGTGCCGGAAAGCCGGCGGTCGTCCAGCAGGACGACATGACCGTCTTTTTCGGTTCGCGCTCGGCCGCCTTGGTGTCATCGGAACGGGCCAAGCTACAGCGCCTTGCCGATGCGCTCAGCCACGAGGAAGCGGTGACCGTGACACTGGCCGGGTTTGCCGGTACCGCCGACGATTCGGCGCGCCGGATGGACCTGCTGGCCTTGGAGCGGACGATCGCGGTCCGTGACGCGCTGGTCGCCGATCTCAGGAAAGCCAATGCCAGCCGCATCCGTCTTGGCTATACCTCGTGTGGGATCGGATCCGGGACGGCGCCGCCGCACCGGGTCGACATCTTCGTCAGCACCGCCGAGACCGGAACGCGGAATCCGTGTGGCGGCCGCGGGCAACCCGGCTCCGATACCATACGGACATCGGCAATTTAG